Proteins from a single region of Rhizobiales bacterium GAS188:
- a CDS encoding Uncharacterized conserved protein, DUF736 family: protein MAIIGTFTKSSDGFTGTIKTLTLNVKAKLVPADRESDKSPNFRLLAAAIEFGAAWAKTSRDGRDYHSVKLDDPSFAAPIYASLVETEDGQSFNLIWSRRNGD, encoded by the coding sequence ATGGCGATCATCGGCACCTTCACCAAGTCGAGCGACGGCTTCACGGGAACGATCAAGACCCTCACCCTCAACGTCAAGGCCAAGCTCGTCCCGGCCGACCGCGAGAGCGACAAGAGCCCCAACTTCCGTCTTCTCGCAGCCGCAATCGAATTCGGGGCAGCCTGGGCCAAGACCTCCCGCGACGGGCGCGACTATCACTCCGTCAAGTTGGACGATCCAAGCTTCGCCGCCCCCATCTACGCCTCGCTGGTCGAGACCGAGGATGGCCAGAGCTTCAACCTGATCTGGTCCCGTCGAAACGGCGACTGA
- a CDS encoding WGR domain-containing protein, predicted DNA-binding domain in MolR, with product MQHADECADYTLQMLVLDRRDESCNMARYYVLSVEPTLFGDVALVRQWGRLGSPGRRRLDLHADDEAAGEALETWLARKVSRGYQIRV from the coding sequence ATGCAACATGCCGACGAATGCGCCGACTATACGCTTCAAATGCTGGTGCTCGATCGCCGGGATGAAAGCTGCAACATGGCTCGGTACTATGTGCTTTCGGTCGAACCGACTCTGTTCGGCGACGTCGCCCTCGTTCGGCAGTGGGGTCGCCTCGGCTCTCCCGGCCGGCGGCGGCTCGATCTGCATGCCGATGATGAGGCCGCCGGCGAAGCGCTGGAAACATGGCTCGCCCGCAAGGTCAGCCGCGGCTATCAGATCCGCGTCTGA
- a CDS encoding single-strand DNA-binding protein — protein sequence MMGLNKVQLIGHLGRNPESRTLQSGGTVVTLSVATSEPWIDRDSGERRDKTEWHRVAIFSDGLGEIATRYLRKGSKVYVEGRLQTRKWQDQSGAERYSTEIVLPPYAGKLIFLDPRERDDREDDASQGLRRAAAANIDPADDIPF from the coding sequence ATGATGGGCCTCAACAAGGTGCAACTGATCGGCCATCTCGGCCGCAATCCCGAGAGCCGGACCCTACAGAGCGGTGGAACCGTCGTGACGCTGAGTGTCGCGACATCCGAACCGTGGATCGACCGCGACAGCGGCGAGCGGCGCGACAAGACCGAATGGCATCGCGTCGCCATCTTCTCCGATGGCCTCGGCGAGATCGCCACGCGCTATCTGCGCAAGGGCTCGAAGGTCTATGTCGAGGGTCGCCTCCAGACCCGCAAGTGGCAGGACCAGAGCGGCGCCGAACGCTATTCGACCGAGATCGTGCTGCCGCCCTACGCCGGCAAGCTCATCTTCCTCGATCCGCGCGAGCGCGATGATCGTGAAGATGATGCTTCGCAAGGCTTGCGGCGCGCTGCCGCCGCCAATATCGACCCCGCAGACGACATTCCGTTCTGA
- a CDS encoding ParB/RepB/Spo0J family partition protein, translating into MELKIVDPRSLRENPDKLRRTKSTPQADALLQATISAVGIIQPPIVVPDAHGDGNGFIINAGHRRVAAAIASGLDEITVLVTENADGGDAMRALAENIAREPLNPVDQWRAVERLVTLEWTEESIAIALALPARQVKKLRLLANIHPAMLDQMAKGDMPQEGQLRAIAAASQEEQAQVWKKFKPKKADPHVIWPEVARALSKRRIEAKFAKFDDDLAAAYGIVWQEDLFTPADEDGRYTTDVEAFFGAQQEWLANHLPARGIILELDQWGGPKLPPKAERLWGKPGKGDHTGWYIDQRSGDVGSIAYRLPQSKKTDTKASAGDPDSDTLPVRTRPEVSRKGVEMIGDLRTDALHEAFRRAPIEEDTLLALLVLAFAGSNVTVATGNSDNPYGRSRCEEIAARLIGEEGLVAGREVLVATAREMLIEVMSCREGRSSSGVVARVAGGAIGADSFLPNMATEDFLSCLSRTSLEASLNGTSVLPRNKVKDTRKALVEHYTADRFVHPAALFAPRRDVLTAWRGRHGEATGDAEETQEVDPDSGDGEPDRDDVAGDPECDYPVAAE; encoded by the coding sequence ATGGAACTGAAGATCGTCGATCCGCGCTCGCTGCGCGAAAACCCCGACAAGCTGCGTCGCACGAAATCGACGCCGCAGGCCGATGCGCTATTGCAGGCGACGATTTCCGCCGTCGGCATCATCCAGCCGCCTATCGTCGTCCCGGATGCCCATGGCGACGGCAACGGCTTCATCATCAATGCGGGTCACCGTCGGGTCGCTGCCGCGATCGCCAGCGGTCTCGACGAGATCACGGTGCTGGTGACCGAGAACGCCGATGGTGGCGATGCAATGCGGGCGCTCGCTGAGAATATCGCGCGTGAGCCGCTCAATCCCGTGGATCAGTGGCGGGCCGTGGAGCGTCTCGTTACGCTGGAGTGGACCGAGGAGTCGATCGCGATCGCACTCGCCCTCCCCGCCCGCCAGGTGAAGAAGCTCCGCCTTCTCGCCAACATCCATCCGGCCATGCTCGACCAGATGGCGAAGGGCGACATGCCGCAGGAGGGACAACTGCGCGCCATCGCGGCTGCGTCCCAGGAAGAACAAGCCCAGGTCTGGAAGAAGTTCAAGCCGAAGAAGGCCGACCCGCATGTCATTTGGCCGGAGGTCGCCCGCGCTCTGTCGAAGCGGCGTATCGAGGCCAAATTCGCGAAGTTCGACGACGATCTTGCGGCCGCCTATGGGATCGTCTGGCAGGAGGACCTGTTCACGCCGGCCGACGAGGATGGGCGCTACACGACCGACGTCGAGGCCTTCTTCGGCGCTCAGCAGGAGTGGCTCGCCAATCACTTGCCGGCGCGCGGCATCATCCTCGAGCTCGACCAGTGGGGCGGCCCGAAGCTGCCGCCGAAGGCCGAGCGCCTCTGGGGCAAGCCCGGCAAGGGCGACCACACCGGCTGGTACATCGACCAGCGAAGCGGTGATGTCGGCTCGATCGCCTATCGCCTGCCGCAGTCAAAGAAGACCGACACGAAGGCCTCCGCCGGCGATCCAGACAGCGATACCCTCCCGGTCCGCACCCGTCCGGAGGTCAGCCGCAAGGGCGTTGAGATGATCGGCGACCTGCGCACCGACGCGCTGCACGAGGCGTTCCGCCGGGCGCCAATCGAGGAGGATACGCTGCTGGCGCTGCTCGTCCTCGCCTTCGCCGGCAGCAACGTCACGGTCGCCACCGGCAATAGCGACAATCCCTATGGCCGCAGCCGCTGCGAGGAGATCGCGGCGCGTCTGATCGGGGAGGAGGGGCTCGTTGCCGGTCGCGAGGTGCTCGTCGCCACGGCGCGCGAGATGCTGATCGAGGTGATGTCCTGCCGTGAGGGCCGGTCGAGCAGTGGCGTGGTCGCGCGTGTCGCCGGCGGTGCCATCGGGGCTGACAGCTTCCTGCCGAATATGGCGACGGAAGACTTCCTCTCCTGTCTGTCGCGCACATCGCTTGAAGCCTCGCTCAATGGCACGTCCGTCCTGCCGCGCAACAAGGTCAAGGACACGAGGAAGGCGCTCGTCGAGCACTACACGGCCGATCGCTTCGTCCATCCTGCCGCGCTGTTCGCGCCGCGCAGGGATGTGCTCACGGCCTGGCGCGGGCGCCACGGCGAGGCGACGGGCGACGCCGAAGAGACGCAAGAGGTGGATCCCGATTCTGGCGACGGCGAGCCGGACCGCGACGACGTCGCCGGCGATCCTGAGTGCGACTACCCGGTCGCCGCCGAATAG
- a CDS encoding L-glutaminase, with protein sequence MPSDLRRTVEEIAADMARETERGLVAAYIPELAKADAGCFGIALLTNEGELCCAGDCDTPFSIQSIAKVFTLTLALGKIGDSLWRRVGREPSGSAFDSIVQLEYERGAPRNPFINAGAIVIADILLAGAQPREAIGATLRFIRSLADDDAIFVDKAVAKSETETGFRNMALAAYLKSCGNLDHPVDLAIGTYFHQCAIAMNCRQLAAAGAFLARDGLHPSTERRIVSAERARRINALMLTCGHYDGSGDFAFRVGMPAKSGVGGGILAVAPGRASIAVWSPGLNRHGNSLLGTLALERLAKAMGWSVFGG encoded by the coding sequence ATGCCCTCAGATCTTCGGCGGACCGTCGAGGAAATCGCCGCCGACATGGCGCGTGAGACCGAACGCGGGCTTGTCGCCGCCTATATCCCGGAACTCGCCAAGGCGGACGCAGGCTGCTTCGGTATCGCCCTTCTCACGAATGAAGGCGAACTGTGTTGCGCCGGAGACTGCGATACGCCGTTCTCGATCCAGAGCATCGCAAAGGTGTTCACGCTGACGCTCGCCCTCGGCAAGATCGGCGATTCCTTGTGGCGTCGTGTCGGGCGTGAGCCATCCGGCAGCGCCTTCGATTCGATCGTTCAACTGGAATACGAGCGAGGCGCGCCGCGCAATCCATTCATCAATGCTGGCGCCATCGTGATCGCCGACATTCTCCTCGCCGGCGCTCAGCCGCGCGAGGCCATCGGCGCGACGCTGCGCTTCATCCGCTCGCTCGCAGATGATGACGCCATTTTCGTCGACAAGGCGGTCGCGAAGTCGGAAACCGAGACTGGGTTCCGGAACATGGCGCTCGCGGCCTATCTGAAATCCTGCGGCAACCTGGATCATCCAGTCGATCTTGCGATCGGGACGTATTTCCACCAATGCGCGATCGCGATGAACTGCCGCCAACTTGCAGCGGCGGGCGCGTTTTTGGCTCGTGACGGACTTCATCCAAGCACCGAGCGAAGGATCGTTTCGGCTGAACGCGCGCGGCGTATCAATGCACTCATGTTGACCTGTGGCCATTATGACGGCTCGGGCGACTTTGCCTTTCGTGTCGGCATGCCGGCCAAAAGCGGAGTCGGCGGCGGCATCCTGGCCGTCGCTCCGGGCCGCGCCTCGATTGCCGTCTGGTCGCCCGGACTCAATCGCCATGGCAATTCGCTGCTCGGCACGCTCGCGCTTGAAAGGCTCGCAAAGGCGATGGGCTGGTCGGTGTTCGGCGGATGA
- a CDS encoding transcriptional regulator, GntR family yields MTLRVSTRSPRKIDGAEGLSELDASSRGKRNRPLAIAEALKDWIAERGLTSGDRLPQERDLISLFGVSKGTIREALKALDAQGIIKTRTGPGGGAFIAPVNESGALELLGNYFFFKGLTIADIYQLRISLEPEATASVAGRLSESDFAKLESKMKVYDHPPATIEEERQQRVAELEFHELLVGFCPNPLMTFVCRFLISLLKNLTICRRIYDIPNPELRESGRSYQLRLMTALRKGNATAAGRIMDQHMRYAGRLMEVQEAFVARQFLKVD; encoded by the coding sequence ATGACGTTGCGTGTTTCTACCCGCTCGCCTAGGAAGATCGACGGGGCGGAGGGGCTATCGGAGCTCGACGCGTCGAGCCGCGGCAAACGCAATCGTCCATTGGCGATAGCGGAGGCACTGAAGGACTGGATCGCCGAACGTGGCTTGACCTCCGGTGATCGCCTGCCTCAAGAGCGCGATCTCATCAGCCTGTTTGGAGTCAGCAAGGGAACGATTCGAGAAGCCTTGAAAGCGCTGGACGCTCAAGGGATCATAAAGACGCGAACGGGACCTGGAGGGGGTGCGTTCATTGCCCCCGTCAACGAGTCCGGCGCCCTGGAGTTGCTTGGGAATTATTTCTTTTTCAAAGGCCTTACGATCGCCGACATCTACCAGCTGCGCATCAGTTTGGAGCCGGAAGCGACCGCTAGCGTCGCTGGGCGTCTCAGCGAATCCGATTTCGCCAAGCTGGAGTCCAAGATGAAGGTATATGATCATCCGCCCGCGACAATCGAGGAAGAGCGCCAACAGCGCGTTGCGGAGCTGGAATTCCACGAGCTGCTTGTCGGATTTTGCCCGAACCCTCTCATGACGTTTGTTTGTCGCTTTCTCATTAGCCTGCTCAAGAACCTGACAATCTGCCGCCGGATCTACGACATCCCAAATCCCGAACTGCGGGAAAGCGGTCGCTCGTACCAGTTGCGCCTTATGACGGCGCTGAGGAAGGGCAACGCGACCGCGGCCGGGCGGATTATGGACCAACACATGCGATATGCCGGGCGCTTGATGGAAGTGCAGGAAGCTTTCGTTGCCCGCCAATTTTTGAAGGTTGACTGA
- a CDS encoding peptide/nickel transport system ATP-binding protein (manually curated), with protein sequence MSDLALEACGLTKIYGGGRTLSGRRRPATRAVDSVAVALSRGETLGIVGESGCGKSTLARMLAGLTRPSAGTIRVHGRARDDEYAGEPATGRRTIQYVFQDPVSSLNPRKTIRKILEAPLIHLLRLDRRQRQDRLVELMDAVKLRPEFIDRYPHEFSGGQAQRIGIARALAAHPDILILDEPLSALDVSVQAQVLSLLAELKQRFRLTYLFISHNLAVTEAISDRVAVMYFGRIVEQSPVRQLFEKPCHPYTRLLLDTAPVIGRKPRETHIEIAELPNPYNPPLGCAFAARCFNVKEHCRGEAPELMRTAQNHDVACFYPLA encoded by the coding sequence TTGAGCGACTTGGCGCTTGAGGCCTGTGGCCTTACGAAAATTTACGGTGGAGGTCGCACCTTGAGTGGCCGGCGTCGCCCGGCCACGCGCGCGGTCGACAGTGTCGCCGTTGCGCTATCGCGTGGGGAGACCCTTGGGATCGTGGGCGAGTCGGGGTGCGGGAAATCGACCCTCGCCCGAATGCTGGCCGGTCTCACTCGTCCATCCGCGGGAACGATCAGGGTCCACGGACGGGCCCGTGACGACGAGTACGCCGGTGAACCGGCGACCGGAAGACGCACAATCCAATATGTGTTCCAAGACCCGGTCAGCTCGCTCAATCCACGCAAGACGATCCGCAAGATTCTGGAGGCACCGCTCATTCACCTGCTGCGACTCGACCGACGGCAGCGACAAGATCGGCTTGTTGAGCTGATGGACGCCGTCAAGTTGCGTCCAGAGTTCATCGACCGCTATCCGCACGAATTCTCAGGCGGGCAGGCCCAGCGAATCGGCATCGCGCGAGCGCTTGCCGCCCATCCCGATATCTTGATCCTCGACGAGCCCCTTTCAGCGCTCGATGTATCAGTCCAAGCACAAGTGTTGAGCCTGCTGGCCGAACTCAAGCAGCGCTTTCGGCTCACATACCTCTTTATTAGTCACAATCTCGCGGTAACCGAGGCCATTAGTGATCGTGTAGCCGTGATGTATTTTGGCCGGATCGTCGAACAGTCACCTGTTCGACAGCTTTTCGAGAAACCCTGCCACCCATACACCCGTCTTCTCCTCGACACCGCGCCGGTCATCGGACGCAAGCCGAGGGAGACACATATCGAGATCGCGGAACTTCCGAATCCATACAATCCCCCCCTCGGTTGCGCCTTCGCGGCCCGATGCTTCAATGTGAAAGAGCATTGCCGCGGCGAGGCGCCCGAACTCATGAGGACGGCCCAAAATCATGACGTTGCGTGTTTCTACCCGCTCGCCTAG
- a CDS encoding peptide/nickel transport system permease protein has protein sequence MTAKPSRERSKARGRLQLIWRNPLTALGVIILASIAIVAVLAPVLPLELPNATDPANRLIRPFVEGHSLGTDQLGRDLLSRLVWGTRLSLSVGLSATLIAAIVGSSAGISAGYFGGFGDNLLMRAIDMLMAFPYVLLALTIVAALGPGLFNALIAVAVVNIPFFARNVRGATLGVVHREFIDAARLSGKGNLSILLSEIVPNVAPIIVITMSTTVGWMILETAGLSFLGLGSQPPQADLGSMLGDGRKLLLTAPHISAVPGAVIFLLVVSVNLLGDGIRDALDPRLQSGAMTRPSAVTSVQRAPFVESSDRHQGILEVAALSTEFRISNEPHKAVNSVSFAIRRGECLGLVGESGSGKSVTALSLLALVQSPPGIITSGVVLFDGEDVLSKDASSLRQIRGGRISYIFQDPQSTLHPLFPVGEQVAEAIRIHQPVNRKVAWEEAVRLLDIVRIPNASQRARSYPHELSGGMRQRVGIAMALANSPKLLIADEPTTALDVTVQAQVLKLLDDLRRRKDAAVLFITHDLGVASEVCDRIAVMYAGQIVEMGPSQEVLDHPAHPYTRRLIDCVPVLGSARRTFAAIPGMPHPANQLPRGCAFANRCGFVTADCGAGPIDLLEISSDHVVRCLHPIGAEF, from the coding sequence TTGACGGCAAAGCCATCCCGGGAACGTTCGAAGGCGCGAGGGAGATTGCAGCTTATTTGGCGCAATCCCCTTACCGCCCTAGGGGTGATCATCCTCGCGTCGATTGCGATCGTCGCCGTTCTCGCTCCGGTGTTGCCGCTGGAGCTGCCGAACGCGACCGACCCAGCGAACCGGCTTATTCGACCATTCGTCGAGGGTCACTCTCTGGGAACCGATCAACTGGGCCGTGACCTACTCTCCCGCCTCGTGTGGGGGACACGTCTGAGCCTTTCGGTCGGCCTCTCGGCGACCCTGATTGCCGCAATAGTCGGTTCGTCGGCTGGAATCTCGGCCGGCTACTTCGGCGGGTTCGGTGACAATCTGCTGATGCGAGCGATCGATATGCTCATGGCTTTTCCCTATGTGCTCCTCGCGCTCACCATCGTCGCGGCTCTCGGACCGGGTCTCTTCAACGCCCTCATAGCTGTTGCCGTCGTCAACATTCCCTTCTTTGCGCGCAATGTTCGCGGCGCGACACTTGGTGTCGTCCACCGTGAGTTCATCGATGCGGCGCGGTTATCGGGAAAGGGCAATCTATCGATCCTTCTTTCGGAAATTGTTCCCAATGTCGCGCCGATCATCGTCATCACGATGTCGACCACGGTCGGTTGGATGATCCTGGAGACCGCAGGCCTCAGTTTTCTTGGCCTTGGTTCACAGCCTCCCCAGGCGGATCTCGGCTCCATGCTCGGCGACGGGCGCAAACTGTTGCTTACCGCTCCCCACATATCGGCCGTTCCAGGTGCGGTCATCTTTCTGTTGGTGGTGAGCGTCAATCTTCTCGGCGATGGCATTCGCGACGCGCTCGATCCTCGACTGCAATCCGGAGCGATGACCCGTCCGAGCGCGGTGACTTCGGTTCAGCGCGCCCCATTCGTCGAGAGCTCGGATCGCCATCAAGGGATACTCGAGGTTGCCGCCCTCAGCACCGAGTTTCGAATCTCCAATGAGCCCCACAAAGCGGTCAATTCGGTCTCGTTCGCAATTCGGCGGGGCGAATGCTTGGGACTTGTCGGCGAATCCGGCAGTGGCAAATCGGTGACTGCCCTTTCCCTGCTCGCGCTGGTCCAGTCCCCTCCCGGGATCATCACGAGCGGCGTCGTGTTGTTCGACGGCGAGGATGTGCTTTCGAAGGATGCATCGTCCCTCAGGCAGATCCGGGGTGGGCGAATTTCCTATATCTTCCAAGATCCACAGTCGACGCTCCACCCGCTCTTCCCCGTGGGAGAGCAAGTGGCCGAAGCCATTCGGATACATCAGCCCGTCAATCGAAAGGTTGCCTGGGAAGAGGCCGTCCGGCTTCTCGACATCGTCCGCATACCGAATGCGAGTCAACGGGCGAGATCCTACCCGCACGAGCTATCCGGCGGCATGCGCCAGCGCGTGGGGATTGCGATGGCGCTGGCCAACAGCCCGAAGCTGTTGATCGCCGACGAGCCGACGACCGCGCTCGACGTAACGGTTCAAGCACAAGTGCTCAAACTGCTGGATGACCTTCGCCGGCGGAAAGACGCTGCGGTCTTGTTCATCACGCATGACCTCGGCGTCGCCTCGGAGGTCTGCGACAGAATCGCTGTGATGTACGCGGGCCAGATCGTGGAGATGGGCCCTTCGCAAGAGGTCCTCGATCACCCGGCGCACCCGTACACGCGTCGGCTCATCGACTGTGTTCCCGTTCTGGGATCCGCCAGGAGAACATTTGCAGCAATCCCTGGCATGCCCCATCCGGCAAACCAACTGCCGAGGGGTTGCGCCTTTGCGAACCGATGCGGCTTCGTCACTGCCGATTGCGGCGCCGGACCGATCGACCTTCTCGAGATTTCCAGTGACCATGTTGTGCGCTGTCTGCATCCGATAGGGGCGGAGTTTTGA
- a CDS encoding peptide/nickel transport system permease protein, translated as MLSYIAKRLLALIPVLLGLSLIVFLIMALIPGDPALAILGSYATPQSLKSLRVELGLDRSLPMQYLTWIDNIVHGDFGRSYSLNRPVLDEVIERFGATLILSTTAFVLCTIWGVLGGMASAVYQFGRIDRIITMLVLIGISIPSFWLGLLLILLFAVDLHWLPVSGMYEIYGGGDLLDLARHLILPATTLSIVATGVIARLTRASMLEVLRQDYVRTARAKGASERSVIFRHALRVALVSITPVLGVQAGFVLGGAVYVETVFQWPGIGRMLVSAISTRDVLLVQGGVLVVAASYVLFNLIADVVQHLVDPRVAS; from the coding sequence ATGCTGAGCTACATCGCAAAGCGGCTCCTCGCGTTGATCCCGGTGCTGCTCGGGCTCTCGCTCATCGTGTTTCTGATAATGGCTCTGATTCCCGGCGACCCGGCGCTGGCAATCCTCGGGAGCTACGCAACCCCGCAGAGCCTGAAGAGCTTGCGCGTCGAACTCGGGCTCGATCGCAGCCTCCCGATGCAATACCTCACCTGGATTGACAATATTGTGCATGGCGATTTCGGGCGCTCTTACAGTCTCAATCGCCCTGTCCTCGACGAGGTCATCGAGAGATTTGGTGCGACGCTCATTCTTTCGACGACCGCTTTCGTCCTCTGCACGATTTGGGGCGTGCTGGGTGGCATGGCCTCCGCGGTCTATCAATTCGGCCGCATCGACAGGATCATCACCATGCTCGTGCTGATCGGAATCTCGATCCCCTCATTTTGGTTGGGCTTGCTCCTGATCCTGCTCTTTGCCGTCGATCTGCACTGGCTGCCGGTAAGTGGGATGTATGAGATTTACGGAGGCGGCGATCTTCTTGACCTCGCACGCCATCTGATCCTTCCGGCCACGACGCTCTCGATCGTCGCGACGGGGGTGATCGCCCGGCTTACCCGTGCGAGCATGCTCGAGGTGCTGCGACAGGACTATGTCCGCACCGCGCGAGCCAAGGGCGCCAGCGAGAGATCGGTCATCTTCCGTCACGCGCTAAGAGTCGCGCTCGTCAGCATTACCCCGGTGCTTGGCGTCCAGGCGGGGTTTGTCCTCGGCGGGGCTGTCTATGTCGAGACCGTATTTCAGTGGCCTGGCATTGGAAGAATGCTCGTCAGCGCCATCTCCACTCGCGACGTTCTTCTGGTACAGGGCGGCGTCCTTGTCGTGGCGGCGAGCTATGTCCTCTTCAATTTGATCGCCGACGTCGTTCAGCATCTCGTTGATCCGAGGGTAGCGAGTTGA